The DNA region gtagccagatctcaaatcaatctttgaaaacaccttggcaccctgaagctgatcaaataaatcgtcaatcctcgataatggatacttgttcttgatggtgactttgttcaactgccgataatctatacacatccttatcgatccatctttcttcttcacaaacaacacaggtgcaccccagggcgagacactaggtctaatgaagcccttatcaagaaaatcttgcaactgctccttcaattctttcaactctggcggggccatgcgatatggcggaatggaaataggctgagtgcccggagccaaatcaatgcagaaatcaatatccctgtcgggtggcatccccgacaggtctgcaggaaacacctctggaaactcacgaacaaccggcaccgaatctatggaaggaacctccccactaaaatcgcggacataagccaaataagctagacaccccttctcgaccatatgccgagccttcacataagagataaccctgctggcagaatggccaagattccctctccactctaatcgaggcaaccccttcAAGGCTAAGATCACCATATTTGCGTGACaatataatatagcatgataaggtgacagccaatccatacccagtataacatcaaaatcaaccatgtcgagaagtagaagatctacacgagtctcaagactcccaatggtgaccacacacgaatgataaacacgatctacaacaatagcgtctcccactagtgtggacacatacacatgagcactcaaagaatcacggggcacaaccaaataggaagcaaaataggatgacacataggagtaagtagatcccggatcaaatagaactgaagcatctctattgcgaactgaaatagtacctgtgataacagcgtcagatgactcagcctcaggcctggctgggaaagcataacaccaggGATGGGCCCCACCATCTTGAGCTACGTCCCTGGGAcaacctctaactggctggtctccacctctaatggcctggcctccacctctaacagtctggcctctacctctggctgcctgacccctacctctggctggctgagcaggtggtgcagcaactggtgccgggaCTATGGCACgggaactctgatgctgtgagctgcccgttgcttgagggcaaaatctagcaatgtgccgcggatcaccacaagtataacataacctcaaCTGATGTgcctgctgaccctgaaactgaccctgtcgacctgaataactaccctgataactctggaatggaggtgcactaataggagctggtggtgcattgtaggctagctggtcggaataatgcatctgagagccacgaccacctgaggcacctgGGATGCCTGGAGCACTGAATGAAATGGCGTGGGAGGatagcctctaccaaaagtactcctgcctctaggtgaggcaccgctgaactcaccggtatgacgaggtctcttgtcaaacccctgacctccctgagtaagaaccattttgaCTTATCTGGCGACATTAGTAgccgcctaaaaagaaatctcactcccagtctccttagccatctgcaatcttataggctgagcaagtccatcaataaacctcctcaccctctctctctcggtgggaagcagaagaatagcatgacgggccaaatccacaaaatgagTCTCATATTGActaacagtcatactgccttactggagacgctcaaactgatggtgacgctcctctctcaatatgataggaagaaacttctctatgaagagatgagagaactagtcccaagtaagagcaggcgacccagctggtctggtcaacaagtaatctctccactatttcttggcggaaccagtcatctgaaatgcagcaaaatcgaccctattggtctccactatacccatgttccgtaaaacttcgtgacaactgtcaagatactcctggggattctctgaaggagcaccactgaagtgaacatgaaagagcttgataaacctgtccaatctccataaagcctcagaagacatagctagCCCATCTTCGACCTGTGctgcaataaccggctgaactaatctgaCTGGCTGAGAtgttggagcctgatactggggagctatctgctctagagcgggagtggtaggagtctgggctcctcctccatcctgagagactgctggtgccatgggaaatgtgccAGTCTAGGCCACTCTCTCCATAAgtcccaccaaacggaccaaatcgtcctgaagcactggggtagcaatgaacccctccagaacctgagctggtccggcaggaacagtctgggctggaacctcctcatcacgctctatctgaggctccactgctggggctgctgctcgggccctaggctgagccctgcctctacctcggcctctggcacggcctcggtcTCCACCTCTtccccgcgtaggagctgtcactggaggctTTGGCtgttgctcagctgaggaagcggtacgtgttctcatcatctgcgagagaataagagtagacgagttcaatcagtattgagaaagcaaaatcgcacgacagagaagaataaaagtgaaacttgttcctaaacttcatagcctctggaagataagcacaaacgtctccGTGCCGACCCTACAGACTCTACTatgcttgctcgtgaatcgtaagacctaggcaacctagtgctctgataccaactgtcacgacccaaaatttcccaccgacgggaccatgatggtgcctaacatttcgcttgctaggcaagccaacgttagaaaatcattaaaccaattccttatttcagttcagtaaataacaataattaactaagatgaaatataataagtgcggaatattataaaactgtattaactactactgcccggatctggagtcacaattcatgagcattctagaatttactacaagtaatagcctgaaaaaaatacaactgtctgaatgaaagaaaatagtaggacataaaagatagacggagacttcaaggtccgagagatttttaaggcttaagagcgcagattcgagttctaaaacataagattacccttttgggtcatcacaatagcAATGGAAAAAGTCatctaaaaaatatttaaagacATAGAAAATATCAACGTTAATGATTCGATACAAACTCCCATATTGCACCGATTGTTGGTTGAAATCTTGATGAAATCTTGTATCTTCTTGCCTTAGTTACTTCTCAAATCCTTTGTAGGTCATAAGTCCCTTCAAAAATGTGTTTCTAGCATAATTATACCAAGTAGCAACGCGCTCGGACGAAACTACCCTCTCTGAGCCGAAGTGAAAAAAGTTGGGCACTTATTTTGTACTAGCACGCTGCCCCATGCGCCGCACACATGGGGTTTTCCACGCCCCGCGGCGCGGTAGTGCATTTTTCTCagagttggaatatttctcaatttttgacatccagacttggtacTCGACCCCCGAAAGCAATCCCGGTTTAATCCCTtaggcttctactcagacttcaaataTTCAATTCATTTATTTTAGCTCTAAACTTATTTCTCAACTCGAAATAACATCTTACACAGCATAACACACGTAGTAAGTACAAAGTACTAACAATTATGCTCAAACATGATGAAAATGCAGAAATTAGAGtgtgaaatataataaaaagtgAGTTCCTAACATACCATCACCGCCCAACCACCTAAATAACATTACAATAATGACAAAAAAATGACTACACTACACTATGCTAAAGTACATAACTACGAAGCTAAACTAGTAACTAAGAAAGGAAAAATCACGAAGTTATACTAATGGACTACTACTAAAAAGAAGAAGTTATACTACAAAACTAAATAAGTAACTGGTATGAATTGGACAACTTAAATTGCATCTAGTAACATAATAGCATGAGGTGGACCAATCGATTAGCACCCGGGGCCAACACTTCACAATTTCACAAAATTAGAACATGACCGCCCACTCCACACTCAACTTTATTACAAATTAATTACCATTCAAATTAGAAACAAATTACACACTTAATGTCATTGGAACATTTTATCAAGCACATAATAGGCACTAGTTTCAACGTATAATTTCAACTTAAGTAGGCTAGAACCACCACACATATAAACCAATAACACCACCCACAACAATCACAACACCACCACTTCTTAGCAATAGAACAAAAGTGTTCCAAATTGACACCAAACACCCACTAAATATTTGGCCATAAAGGCACACCAACCCAAAATTCATCAAAACAAATTTCAATATCACAAATACACAAAAACATATTCACCACAAGCATACAAGCAAAGCAAATCCCATAATAATCCATCATAAATTCAGCTAAAATCAAAAGCTAAAACTACAAACTATAACTACCTAGGGTTGAGAGAAGATGTACTACAGTAACTAGGTACTGtaaataattactaaaataaatagaaatatgAGAGAATAAAACTTACCTTAAAGTGGGAAAGAGATGGGAGGATTTGAAGGTGAAAGACTTTGAAGaagaattgggaattttggggTAAGTTAGAGAGGAGAGAATAAGAGAACGAGGAAAAATAGGGGATAAGGGGTCGAGTGATATAGAAAAGAGGTCTGGCATTTGGGGCGTTTACTTTATACAAAAAaaactttcctttttttttgttctcAAACTTGCCGAATTTTGCACTATCGTGCCGCGGAGTGCGGCGTCCCGCGCGCTGTTATACTGGACTTTTTCAGATACCTCTCTTTTTGGTCAGACATCTATGTTATACCTAGTGCACCACGCCATGCGGTGCTCCATGCGGCACGCTGGTGTAATTTTCTCAgagtctcttttttttttttttttgcttttttgccACTAGATTGCTCCCCGGCTCCATTTTGCACTTTTTTGCTCATCCAATTTATGCCAAAACCTATACCTACCAATAAACAAACTCCTAAACACCATTAGTTCTAATCTACAACCAATTAAAATACACtacaaaatcaagaaaaaaggTTAGAACTAATTCTGAGTTATAGTCGTTAGCTTGACTCCGTTGCTTAGGCTCATTTGATCATTATGCTAGAGGATTGCCTGTAAAATCCTTCAATAAAGTATGATTTCAATCTGTGCCCATTCACTTTGAAGCTCTTCGTCCCTTCCTCATATTGAATTTCAATGGCGCCATACCGCGATACATGTTTCACCACATACTAACCCGTCCATCTTGACTTAAATTTTTTGGGGAACAACCTAAATCTACTATTGTATAGCAAGACTTTGTCCACTTCATGAAAATATTTTGGCTTAATCAGATGATCACGCCACCTCTTTGTCTTTTTCTTACAAATTCGTGCATTTTTATACGCGTCTAGTCTAAACTCTTCCAACTCATTCATCTGCGATAACCTATATTCACCTACAAGACTAAGATCAAGATTAAACAACTTAATTTTCTAATAAGCTTTATGTTAAATCTCAACAGGTAGGTGAAACGATTTTCCATACACTAATTTGAAAGGTAAAGTCCCTATTATTGTTTTGAACGCAGTTCTGTATGCCTATAGTGCTTCATCTAACTTCACAGACCAATCCTTACGAGAAGCACTAACCGTCATTTCAAGAATTCATTTAAGCTCATGGTTAACCACTTCAACTTGCCTACTAGTTTGGACATGGTACGGGGTTTCAGGTTTATGTGTGACCCCATACTTGGACAACAATGCAACAAACTGCTTGTTTACAAAGTGCGACCTATTTTCACTGAAAATCACTCGAGGTGTCCCAAAGCAGGTAAGGATGTTCTTCCGTAAGAACTCACACACCACTCGAGCATCATTGATTACAACTCCATGATGTCAATGGcccaaacataaaaaatttcATATACCAGAATGTAGTTTAATGGCTTCTCATCCCTCTTGATAATGTTACCTACCCTTTGACACATGTCATATACAGCTACATACACCCATTCATCTTTGTAAAAAGTTGGCCAATAGAAATTGGCTTCCATGACCTTTGCTGCAGTGCGACTTCCGCCATAGTATCCTCTAGCTGCTCCATCATGGCAATGAGACAAAATGGTTGTCATTTCTCCTTCAGGTACACATCTCCGAATTATACCATCTGCACATAATTTAAACAAGAAGGGGTCACTCTAAAAATAACTTTTTGCCTCACTTTAAAGCCTTCTTCTTTGATCACGAGAGAGGTCACGAGGCAACCATCCACTAGCCAAAAATTTGGCTACATAAGCATACCAGGTCGGTCTTTTGGAGACCGCATCAATGGAGAAAATCTGCTCATCGGGGAACTCTTCCCCTATTTTCACTATCTCTACAGGAGATTTCTCAAGTCGATATAGATCATCTGCGACTTGATTTTCAGTGTCCTTTCTATCCATATTCTCTAGGTCAAACTCTTGAAGGACCAAAACCCACCGCATTAGACACGGCTTGGACTCCTTCTTACTCGGCAAATATTTCAAAGCTAGGTGATCAGTGTGAAAAATCATCTTATTCCCCATGAGATAGGATCTAAACTTGTCGAAAGCAAAGATCACAACAAAGAACTCCTTCTCGGTAGTAGCATAAtccacttgagcatcattcaatgTTCTATTTGTATAATAGATGGGCCTAAACATCTTACCTTTCCTTTGCCCTAGAACTTCTCCCACAACTATATCACTAATATCATACATTATCTCTAATGGCTAGCTCCAGTCAGGTGTCAAAATAATCATCGCAGTAACAAGTTTTTCTTTCATCAATTCGAATGCTCTCAAGCACTCAATAGTGAACACAAATTTGACATCCTTCACTAGAAATGCAGTCAATGGCTTGGTAATACTTTAAATATTTTTGATGAACCTCCTATAAAACCCAACATATCCCAAGAAACTCCATATACTCTTCACAATAGTCGGTGGTGGAAATCTAGCAATTACATCAACCTTTGCTCTATCAACTTCAATGCCATTTCCCCCTTTCACCATGAAGTGACTCTTCTCTCAGTTAAGAACCAAGTGAGTGGCTTTTCAACGTTTGAGCACAAGTTCCAATTTCTTCAAGCAGTCATCAAAATCATCACCAAACAGAGTGAattcatccatgaatacctctagGAATTTCCCATTTAGATATGAGAAGATAGACATCATGCACCTCTGAAAAGtggccggtgcattacacaacccaaatgacatcctCCTCTAAGCAAAAATTCCTGTAGGGcaagtgaaagtagtcttctcAACATCTTCAAGGGCAATGGGTATCTGATTGTAGTCcgagtacccatccaagaaatagtagaaacCATGTCCAACCACCTTCTCGAGCATCTGATCAATAAAGgaaagtgggaagtggtctttccttgttgcatcattTAATCTCCTATAATAAATGCACATTCGTCATCCTATGACTATTCTTGTTGGGATCAATTCATTGTCTTTATTCTTTACCATTGTCTTGCTCCCTTCTTAATTATAACTTGCACATGGCTGATCCATTGGCTATTAGAGATAGGGAAAATCACTCTCACAACTAACAAACTTGATAATCTCTTTGTGCACTATCTCCTCTAGATTTTTGTTCAGCTTGCGTTGGGGTTGCACCAATGGCTTGATATTTTCTTCCAACAAAATTTTGTGCATGTAAATGGCTGGATTGATTCCTTGAATATCAGCTATGGTCCAGCCAATGACTTTCTTGTACTTCCTCAGCATCTCCACCAGCTTTTATTCCTATGCACCTGTCAAATAAttagaaataatcacaaaaaaattattagtcttaagaaaaatatatttcaagtgAGTAGGGAAAACTTCCAGTTCCACACTAGGCTTAGACGCCTCCTTTTTGAGTTCCTCCTCATCAACTACTTGATTCTCAATCTCAAGAGCTTCATCCTCTTTCTTTATTTCAGGATCTTCATCCTCCATTATGCTAGACTGAGTAATACACCTCTGTAGAGTGTCCCCTACAAGCTTATCAAACTTGTATTTTTAGCTAACTCCCCAACAAAATCAAGCTTGAAACACGAGTAGGCAGATGCCTCATCACTGGGAtatttcatcatcctcttcatctggaaaaccACTTTCTCGTTATCCACTATGAGCATGAGCCGCCCCTCATAGATAACAAGAATTGCTCTACTTGTGCACAAAAAAGACCTCCCTAGAATTAGAGGCACCTCATTGTTCACTTTTATGTCCACCATAATAAAGTCTACGGGGAACAGAAACTTATCCACCCATACCTGAATATCATCAATGATTCCTTCAGGTAATATGGTGGTCTGGTCAGCTAGTTGTAAGGACACTGGTATGGATTTGATCACTCCAAGCCCACCTTCGATTTTCCTGAATGCAGACAAAGGCATTAGATTTATAGAAGCACCAGAGTCACATAAAGCCTTGTTGAATTTCTCACTGCTCAACGAGCATGGTATGGTGAAGCTTCCTGGATCCCCATATTTTTGAGGATTTATATTTTACAATATGGCACTACAGTGGGTATTCAACTTGACCACTATTGTTTCCTCTAGCTTCCTCTTGCTTGATAAAATTtccttcaagaacttagcataaagaAGGCATATGAGTGAGAACCTTTGTGAAGGGAATGTTCACATATAACTACTTGAGCATCTCCAATAACCTCCCAATGCACTTGTCTagttttttttgctttttcttttgagGGAATGGTAGAGCTGGAATGCGTCTTCTCTCTTCAACCACCTTTGTACCCCATTACTCTCATATTTTTGTT from Nicotiana tabacum cultivar K326 chromosome 24, ASM71507v2, whole genome shotgun sequence includes:
- the LOC142178172 gene encoding uncharacterized protein LOC142178172, with the protein product MEDEDPEIKKEDEALEIENQVVDEEELKKEASKPSVELELVEMLRKYKKVIGWTIADIQGINPAIYMHKILLEENIKPLVQPQRKLNKNLEEIVHKEIIKRLNDATRKDHFPLSFIDQMLEKVVGHGFYYFLDGYSDYNQIPIALEDVEKTTFTCPTGIFA